The following are encoded in a window of Flavobacterium sp. WC2421 genomic DNA:
- the secA gene encoding preprotein translocase subunit SecA, translated as MSFINSIIKAFVGDKSDKDVKALQPYLNKIKTFESNLISLSHDELRARTYFFKDQLKQARAGIDGKIATLKQEVEGIEDIDKKEDLYLAIDALEKEAYDLSEKTLLEILPEAFAVVKETARRFKDNSEITVTATAKDREFSGAKPYVSIVGENAVWQNKWNAAGKEITWDMIHYDVQLIGGMVLHEGKIAEMQTGEGKTLVATLPLYLNALTGNGVHLVTVNDYLAKRDSTWKAPLFEFHGMTVDCIDNHQPSTEARKKAYDADITYGTNNEFGFDYLRDNMTHSPNDLVQRKHNYAIVDEVDSVLIDDARTPLIISGPVPQGDRHEFNELKPKIENLVSLQRQLANNFLSEAKKLIKEGNTKEGGVLLLRAYRSLPKNKALIKFLSEEGIRQLLQKTENQYMQDNNREMHKIDEALYFVIEEKNNQVELTDNGIKYLSGDTDTDFFVLPDIGTEIAIIEKKKLDKDAEAEEKEKLFQDFAIKSERIHTLTQLLKAYSLFEKDVEYVIMDNKIMIVDEQTGRIMDGRRYSDGLHQAIEAKENVKIEAATQTFATVTLQNYFRMYSKLAGMTGTAVTEAGELWEIYKLDVVEIPTNRPMARLDKEDFIYKTTREKFNAVIEDVTALSQAGRPVLIGTTSVDISELLSRMLKMRGVAHNVLNAKMHKQEAQIVEEAGKPGIVTIATNMAGRGTDIKLSAEVKAAGGLAIIGTERHDSRRVDRQLRGRAGRQGDVGSSQFYVSLEDNLMRLFGSERVAKVMDRMGLEEGEVIQHSMMTKSIERAQKKVEENNFGVRKRLLEYDDVMNAQREVVYKRRRHALFGERLKLDIANMLYDTCELIIQDTKPSNDFKNFEFDLIRYFSITSPVSESDFVKLTDIELTGKVYKEALKYYNEKTDRSAREAFPIIKEVYEDKNNQFERIVVPFTDGVKSLNVVTDLKKAYETEGKQLVADFEKNITLSIVDEAWKKHLRKMDELKQSVQLAVHEQKDPLLIYKFEAFNLFNAMLNGINKEVISFLFKGDLPAQQNQQIQEAVEVRQKEDYKLSKDEIPNSEAANQEAGQTQQRQVTETIVRDMPKINRNDNVTIQNVANGQTQEMKYKKAESLIASGQWVIVNG; from the coding sequence ATGAGTTTCATAAACAGCATTATTAAAGCCTTTGTTGGAGACAAATCTGATAAAGATGTAAAAGCTTTACAACCTTATTTAAATAAAATAAAAACTTTCGAAAGCAATTTAATTTCATTATCTCATGATGAATTAAGAGCACGTACCTACTTTTTCAAAGACCAGCTAAAACAAGCTCGTGCAGGTATTGACGGTAAAATTGCTACACTTAAACAAGAAGTTGAAGGCATTGAAGACATTGATAAAAAAGAAGACCTTTATTTAGCTATCGACGCTTTAGAAAAAGAAGCTTACGATTTATCGGAGAAAACATTACTTGAAATTCTTCCTGAAGCTTTTGCAGTAGTAAAAGAAACAGCAAGACGTTTCAAAGACAATTCAGAAATTACAGTTACTGCTACAGCCAAAGACAGAGAATTCTCTGGAGCTAAGCCTTACGTTTCAATTGTTGGAGAAAATGCAGTATGGCAAAATAAATGGAATGCAGCAGGTAAAGAAATTACTTGGGATATGATTCATTATGATGTTCAGCTGATTGGTGGAATGGTATTGCACGAAGGTAAAATTGCCGAAATGCAAACGGGAGAAGGAAAAACATTAGTAGCAACCTTACCTCTTTACTTGAATGCTTTGACTGGTAACGGTGTGCATTTAGTAACGGTAAATGATTACTTAGCAAAACGTGATAGTACTTGGAAAGCCCCTTTATTTGAATTCCATGGTATGACTGTAGATTGTATTGACAATCACCAACCAAGTACAGAAGCTAGAAAAAAAGCATATGATGCTGATATCACTTACGGAACTAATAATGAATTTGGTTTTGATTACCTAAGAGATAACATGACCCATTCTCCAAATGATTTGGTTCAAAGAAAGCACAATTATGCTATTGTCGATGAGGTCGATTCTGTATTAATTGATGATGCAAGAACACCATTAATTATTTCTGGTCCAGTACCACAAGGAGATCGTCATGAGTTCAATGAATTGAAGCCAAAAATTGAAAACTTAGTAAGTTTACAACGTCAATTGGCCAACAACTTTTTATCAGAAGCCAAAAAATTAATCAAAGAAGGAAATACTAAAGAAGGTGGTGTTTTACTTTTAAGAGCCTATAGAAGTTTACCTAAAAACAAAGCTTTGATTAAGTTTTTAAGTGAAGAAGGAATCAGACAACTACTTCAAAAAACGGAGAATCAATACATGCAGGACAACAACCGTGAAATGCACAAGATTGATGAAGCATTGTACTTTGTAATTGAAGAAAAAAATAACCAAGTTGAATTGACTGATAATGGTATCAAATACCTATCAGGAGATACTGATACTGACTTTTTCGTTCTTCCAGATATTGGAACTGAGATTGCAATTATCGAGAAGAAAAAATTAGACAAAGACGCTGAAGCAGAAGAAAAAGAAAAATTATTTCAAGATTTTGCTATTAAAAGCGAGCGTATTCATACGTTGACTCAACTATTAAAAGCGTACTCTTTATTTGAAAAAGATGTAGAATACGTAATCATGGATAACAAAATCATGATTGTAGATGAGCAAACAGGTCGTATTATGGATGGTCGTCGTTACTCTGACGGACTACACCAAGCGATTGAAGCCAAAGAGAATGTGAAAATCGAAGCGGCTACTCAAACTTTTGCAACGGTAACACTACAAAACTATTTCAGAATGTACAGCAAATTAGCGGGTATGACTGGAACGGCGGTTACAGAAGCAGGAGAATTATGGGAAATATATAAATTGGATGTAGTAGAAATTCCTACTAATAGACCAATGGCTCGACTTGACAAAGAAGATTTTATCTACAAAACAACTCGTGAAAAATTCAATGCAGTAATCGAAGATGTAACTGCCTTATCACAAGCAGGAAGACCAGTTCTTATTGGTACAACCTCAGTTGATATTTCTGAATTATTGAGTAGAATGCTAAAAATGAGAGGGGTTGCGCACAATGTATTGAATGCCAAAATGCACAAGCAAGAAGCACAAATCGTTGAAGAAGCTGGAAAACCTGGTATCGTAACCATTGCAACCAATATGGCAGGTCGTGGAACGGATATTAAATTATCTGCCGAAGTGAAAGCCGCTGGTGGATTGGCAATCATCGGTACGGAACGTCATGACTCACGTCGTGTTGACCGTCAGTTAAGAGGTCGTGCTGGTCGTCAAGGAGATGTGGGAAGTTCTCAATTTTATGTTTCTCTTGAAGATAACTTAATGCGTTTATTTGGTTCTGAAAGAGTAGCTAAAGTAATGGACAGAATGGGATTAGAAGAAGGAGAAGTAATCCAACATTCGATGATGACTAAATCAATCGAGCGTGCACAGAAAAAAGTAGAAGAAAACAACTTTGGTGTTCGTAAGCGTTTATTGGAGTATGATGATGTAATGAATGCACAACGTGAAGTAGTGTACAAGCGTCGTCGTCATGCCTTGTTTGGAGAACGTCTAAAACTGGATATTGCTAACATGTTGTATGACACTTGTGAGTTGATCATTCAGGATACAAAACCATCTAATGATTTCAAAAATTTCGAGTTTGATTTAATTCGTTATTTCTCTATAACTTCTCCAGTTAGCGAAAGTGATTTCGTAAAATTAACTGATATTGAGTTAACAGGAAAAGTATACAAAGAAGCTTTAAAATATTACAACGAAAAAACAGACCGTAGCGCAAGAGAAGCCTTCCCTATCATCAAGGAAGTATACGAAGACAAAAACAATCAGTTTGAGCGTATCGTAGTTCCATTTACGGATGGTGTGAAATCACTAAACGTAGTAACTGATTTGAAAAAAGCATATGAAACAGAAGGAAAGCAATTAGTCGCTGATTTCGAGAAAAACATCACCTTATCAATTGTGGATGAAGCTTGGAAAAAGCACTTACGCAAAATGGACGAATTGAAACAATCGGTTCAACTAGCCGTTCACGAACAAAAAGATCCATTGCTTATCTATAAATTTGAAGCCTTCAACTTATTTAATGCTATGTTGAATGGTATCAATAAAGAAGTAATTTCGTTCTTGTTCAAAGGTGACTTACCTGCACAACAAAATCAGCAAATTCAAGAAGCAGTAGAAGTACGTCAAAAAGAAGATTACAAATTAAGTAAAGACGAAATTCCAAATAGCGAAGCGGCCAATCAAGAAGCGGGACAAACTCAGCAACGTCAAGTTACAGAGACTATCGTGAGAGATATGCCAAAAATCAATCGCAATGACAACGTTACCATTCAAAACGTGGCCAACGGACAAACACAAGAAATGAAATACAAAAAAGCTGAAAGCTTAATCGCATCAGGTCAATGGGTTATTGTAAACGGATAA
- a CDS encoding TrmH family RNA methyltransferase → MVDIDYLNFLENILTDNRKEKFLKVLENRTNHFTIAVEDIFQMHNTSAVMRSCEVFGIQELNVIEQRYGKSIDKEIAMGAQKWVDINTYDSITDCVDTLKNKGYQIIATTPHDNDCLMDDFDITKPSALFFGTERDGLSEEILKRADGFLKIPMVGFTESLNISVSASIIIQNLTNRLRNSNIDWHLSEEEILVKRLAWAKNSIKDIKRIEARYFEENPI, encoded by the coding sequence ATGGTTGATATCGATTACCTTAATTTTCTTGAAAATATCCTGACTGATAACCGCAAAGAGAAATTCCTGAAAGTATTAGAAAACAGAACCAATCATTTTACTATAGCTGTTGAAGATATTTTTCAAATGCACAATACCAGTGCAGTAATGCGCAGTTGTGAAGTTTTTGGAATTCAAGAACTCAATGTTATTGAGCAACGGTACGGGAAAAGTATCGATAAGGAAATTGCGATGGGAGCTCAAAAATGGGTGGATATCAATACCTATGATAGTATAACAGACTGTGTGGATACGTTAAAAAACAAAGGCTACCAAATCATTGCCACGACTCCTCATGACAATGATTGCTTGATGGATGATTTTGATATAACAAAACCCAGTGCCTTATTTTTTGGAACTGAAAGAGACGGACTATCCGAAGAAATTTTAAAACGTGCCGATGGTTTTCTTAAAATTCCTATGGTAGGTTTTACGGAGAGTTTGAATATCTCGGTTTCGGCTTCAATAATCATTCAAAACTTAACCAATAGATTGCGTAATTCCAACATAGATTGGCATCTTTCCGAAGAGGAAATTTTGGTAAAAAGATTGGCTTGGGCCAAAAACTCCATTAAAGATATCAAAAGAATTGAAGCTAGGTATTTTGAGGAAAACCCAATCTAG
- a CDS encoding cation:proton antiporter → MSTAATVAETSTHLEPLITDLGLILMTAGIAVLIFKKLKQPLVLGYLIAGFLAGNHFDFFPSVKDIKSVEVWAEIGVIILLFSLGLEFSFKKLMKVGGTASITAVTQIVTMVLMGFLVGKWMGWGQMDSIFLGVILSISSTTIILKTFDELGVKAKKFAGIVIGSLIVQDIVAILMMVLLSTVAVSQKFSGTELLMSVLKLVFFLTAWFIGGIFFIPSLLKKAKDLLTDEMLLIISLALCLMMVMLASNVGFSPALGAFIMGSIIAETTQAEHIEHLVKPVKDLFGAIFFVSVGMLIDPVTLYEHAVPVMILTFVTIFGQSISSTIGALISGQPLKQSVQTGMSLSQIGEFSFIIATLGMSMNVTSSFLYPIVVAVSAITTFTTPFMVKMAVPFSEILERKLPKKWLKNIARYSTNAQAIRAVSTWQIVIRAYLMQIILNTIIITSIILLSANYVLPLVADNKFGNAIAALITIIVISPFLWALSLRRVAVEQVDALYKERKYRGPILMMIFFRMGLALFYIGFLLNIFFSPIIAFFALVASVTLYFFFPKQLHAQYHKIENHFLKNLNNREIKKVDRRHANLTPWDGHMSTFEIAAESNLAGKTLRELQVREDLGINIAFIKRGELTIQIPNKLERLFPGDEICVIGTDEQVEQFSNYLKENEIKEPTKVDNNLVLKQIELNNAEFIGISVGQSKLRERTNGLLVGIERNGQRILNPESNIVLQKDDILWIVGNNKLMNSLFPE, encoded by the coding sequence ATGAGTACCGCAGCAACAGTAGCCGAAACGAGCACGCATCTTGAACCACTTATTACCGACTTAGGATTGATCCTGATGACGGCAGGGATTGCCGTTTTAATATTTAAGAAACTGAAACAACCATTGGTTTTGGGGTATCTTATTGCGGGTTTTTTGGCTGGAAATCACTTTGACTTTTTCCCATCAGTTAAGGACATCAAGAGTGTCGAGGTTTGGGCCGAGATTGGGGTTATTATTTTACTGTTTAGCCTAGGGCTCGAATTTAGTTTTAAGAAACTAATGAAGGTGGGCGGAACTGCCTCTATTACTGCCGTCACACAAATTGTCACGATGGTTTTAATGGGTTTTCTTGTAGGGAAATGGATGGGCTGGGGCCAAATGGACTCGATTTTTCTAGGAGTGATCCTCTCGATTTCCTCGACAACGATCATCCTCAAAACCTTTGACGAACTGGGCGTAAAAGCAAAGAAGTTTGCCGGAATCGTAATTGGATCGCTGATTGTTCAAGATATTGTTGCCATTTTAATGATGGTTTTACTATCTACTGTAGCGGTGAGTCAGAAATTTTCAGGAACCGAATTATTAATGTCGGTTTTAAAACTTGTATTCTTTTTGACCGCTTGGTTCATTGGTGGAATCTTCTTTATTCCTTCATTATTAAAAAAAGCAAAAGACTTATTAACCGATGAAATGCTATTGATTATCTCGCTTGCGCTTTGCTTGATGATGGTAATGCTGGCTTCAAATGTTGGTTTTTCACCTGCTTTGGGTGCTTTTATCATGGGATCCATCATTGCCGAAACCACGCAAGCCGAGCATATTGAACATCTAGTAAAACCCGTAAAAGATTTATTTGGTGCTATATTTTTTGTATCTGTTGGGATGTTAATTGATCCTGTTACATTGTACGAACATGCTGTACCAGTAATGATCCTGACTTTTGTGACCATTTTTGGTCAATCGATCAGTTCGACTATTGGTGCTTTAATATCAGGGCAACCTTTGAAACAATCGGTACAAACAGGAATGAGTTTGTCGCAAATTGGGGAGTTCTCCTTTATTATTGCGACTCTAGGAATGTCAATGAATGTGACGAGTTCGTTTTTATACCCTATCGTTGTGGCGGTATCTGCAATTACAACATTTACAACACCTTTCATGGTGAAGATGGCAGTACCTTTTTCGGAAATATTAGAAAGAAAATTGCCTAAAAAATGGTTGAAAAACATTGCTAGATATAGTACTAATGCGCAAGCTATACGAGCCGTTAGTACTTGGCAAATTGTCATACGTGCATACTTAATGCAAATTATTTTAAACACGATCATTATCACATCGATCATTTTACTATCGGCAAATTACGTTTTACCCTTAGTGGCTGATAATAAATTTGGAAACGCGATTGCCGCCTTAATTACTATTATTGTTATTTCGCCATTTTTATGGGCATTATCGTTGCGTCGTGTTGCAGTAGAGCAAGTAGATGCGCTATATAAAGAACGTAAATACCGTGGACCTATATTGATGATGATCTTTTTTAGAATGGGGCTTGCTTTGTTTTACATTGGATTTTTATTGAATATTTTCTTCTCCCCTATTATTGCATTCTTTGCTTTGGTAGCATCGGTTACGTTGTATTTCTTTTTTCCAAAGCAACTGCATGCACAGTATCATAAAATTGAAAATCACTTTTTGAAAAACCTCAACAACAGAGAAATAAAAAAAGTAGACCGCCGCCATGCAAATTTAACGCCTTGGGACGGGCATATGTCAACATTTGAAATTGCAGCCGAATCTAATTTGGCAGGAAAAACGTTGCGTGAATTGCAAGTTCGAGAAGATCTGGGGATCAATATTGCTTTTATAAAACGTGGTGAATTGACCATTCAAATTCCAAACAAACTAGAACGTCTGTTTCCAGGTGACGAGATTTGCGTCATTGGTACCGATGAACAAGTAGAACAATTTTCTAATTATTTGAAGGAAAATGAAATTAAAGAACCTACAAAAGTAGACAATAACCTTGTTTTAAAACAGATCGAATTGAATAACGCCGAATTCATTGGAATAAGCGTAGGACAATCAAAACTTAGGGAACGAACGAATGGTTTACTGGTAGGAATTGAACGTAATGGACAACGAATACTAAATCCTGAATCCAATATTGTACTTCAAAAAGATGATATTTTATGGATCGTAGGAAACAATAAATTAATGAATTCTTTATTCCCTGAATAG
- a CDS encoding cob(I)yrinic acid a,c-diamide adenosyltransferase: MKVYTKTGDKGTTALFGGTRVPKDHIRIESYGTVDELNSHIGLVRDQEMNIHYKEILAEIQDRLFTVGAILATPQEKEVMKNGELRLQKLGIVESDIELLENEIDSMEEALPQMTHFVLPGGHTTVSYCHIARCVCRRAERLAVHLSHNEPVADIAIKYLNRLSDYLFVLARKLSLDLNAEEVKWIPRK; encoded by the coding sequence ATGAAAGTATATACTAAAACTGGTGATAAAGGAACTACAGCCCTCTTTGGAGGAACTAGAGTCCCAAAAGATCATATTAGAATTGAAAGTTACGGAACTGTAGACGAATTAAACTCTCATATAGGACTTGTTCGTGACCAAGAAATGAACATTCATTATAAAGAAATATTAGCCGAAATTCAAGATCGTTTGTTTACTGTGGGTGCGATTCTCGCCACACCACAAGAAAAAGAGGTAATGAAAAACGGAGAACTGCGATTACAAAAATTAGGAATCGTGGAGAGTGATATCGAATTATTAGAAAATGAAATTGACAGCATGGAAGAAGCGCTTCCACAAATGACTCATTTTGTATTGCCTGGAGGACATACTACAGTGTCATATTGTCATATAGCCCGATGTGTTTGCCGTCGCGCAGAACGCTTGGCAGTGCATTTAAGCCATAATGAGCCTGTCGCTGATATCGCAATTAAGTACCTCAACCGACTTTCTGACTACCTTTTTGTGTTGGCACGAAAGTTGTCTCTAGATTTGAACGCCGAGGAAGTTAAATGGATTCCAAGGAAGTAA
- a CDS encoding NAD-dependent deacylase codes for MKKKLVVLTGAGISAESGIKTFRDSDSLWEGHNVMDVATPEGWHKNPALILDFYNQRRKQLKEVQPNLGHQILAELENEFEVYIITQNVDDLHERAGSTNVLHLHGELLKVRSTKNVNYILDWTEDLNFGDLDSNQNQLRPHIVWFGEDVPALEEAIRITEIADYFAVIGTSLQVYPAAGLIDFTHPETPLFYIDPKPIKIPNLRNPLEVIPEVASEGMKILKKKLIDLI; via the coding sequence ATGAAAAAGAAATTAGTGGTTTTAACGGGAGCAGGAATTAGTGCCGAAAGTGGCATCAAGACTTTCCGTGACAGCGACAGCCTCTGGGAAGGACATAACGTGATGGATGTGGCGACTCCCGAAGGCTGGCATAAAAATCCTGCCTTAATACTGGATTTTTATAACCAAAGACGAAAACAACTCAAAGAAGTACAACCGAATTTAGGCCATCAAATTCTGGCTGAATTAGAAAATGAATTTGAGGTATATATTATTACACAAAACGTAGATGATTTACATGAACGCGCTGGAAGCACCAATGTTTTGCATTTACATGGCGAGTTATTAAAAGTACGAAGTACAAAAAACGTAAATTACATCCTAGATTGGACCGAAGATTTGAATTTTGGTGATTTAGATAGCAATCAAAATCAATTACGACCTCATATTGTTTGGTTTGGGGAAGATGTTCCCGCACTGGAAGAGGCGATACGTATTACTGAAATCGCCGATTATTTTGCTGTTATTGGTACCTCATTACAAGTTTATCCCGCCGCAGGATTAATCGATTTTACACATCCAGAAACGCCTCTTTTTTACATCGATCCAAAACCCATTAAAATCCCGAATTTGAGAAATCCACTGGAAGTGATTCCAGAAGTGGCTTCTGAAGGAATGAAAATATTAAAAAAGAAGCTAATCGACCTTATTTAA
- a CDS encoding DUF2795 domain-containing protein, whose amino-acid sequence MYWTLELASYLSDAPWPANKDELIDYAIRAGAPLEVVENLQSIEDEGEIYESMEEIWPDYPTDEDYLWNEDEY is encoded by the coding sequence ATGTATTGGACATTAGAATTAGCATCCTATCTTAGTGATGCGCCGTGGCCTGCTAACAAGGATGAACTTATTGATTACGCTATACGTGCTGGTGCTCCTTTAGAAGTAGTAGAAAACCTACAGTCTATTGAAGATGAAGGCGAGATATACGAGTCAATGGAAGAAATTTGGCCTGATTACCCTACTGACGAAGATTATCTTTGGAATGAGGATGAATATTAA
- the guaB gene encoding IMP dehydrogenase, with protein MIAHNSKIIGEGLTYDDVLLVPNYSNVLPREVSIQSKFSRNITLNVPIVSAAMDTVTESAMAIAMAQEGGIGVLHKNMTIEQQAAKVRKVKRAESGMIIDPVTLPLTSTVADAKNAMKEYGIGGIPIVGVNQILKGIVTNRDLRFEKNNARPIIEVMTSENLITVAEGTSLEQAEVVLQGHKIEKLPVVNAANKLVGLITFRDITKLTQKPIANKDVFGRLRVAAAIGVTGDAIDRAEALVNAGVDAIIIDTAHGHTQGVVNTLKEVKTKFPQIDVIVGNIATPEAAKFLVENGADGVKVGIGPGSICTTRIVAGVGFPQFSAVLEVAAALKGTGVPVIADGGIRYTGDIPKAIAAGADCVMLGSLLAGTKESPGETIIFEGRKFKSYRGMGSVEAMETGSKDRYFQDVEDDVKKLVPEGIVGRVPYKGELNESMLQFIGGLRAGMGYCGSKDIPTLQETGRFVRITASGINESHPHNVTITKEAPNYSR; from the coding sequence ATGATAGCACACAACTCCAAGATTATCGGCGAAGGTTTAACTTACGATGATGTATTATTAGTTCCTAATTACTCGAATGTGCTTCCTCGCGAAGTGAGTATCCAATCAAAATTTTCAAGAAATATAACGCTAAATGTTCCTATTGTATCCGCAGCTATGGATACCGTTACTGAAAGTGCTATGGCTATTGCTATGGCTCAAGAAGGAGGGATAGGTGTATTACATAAAAACATGACTATCGAGCAGCAAGCAGCTAAAGTTCGTAAAGTGAAACGTGCTGAATCAGGTATGATCATTGATCCAGTAACTTTACCGCTTACTTCTACTGTTGCTGATGCTAAAAATGCGATGAAAGAATACGGTATCGGTGGAATTCCTATTGTAGGGGTAAACCAAATACTTAAAGGAATTGTTACTAATAGAGATTTACGTTTTGAAAAAAACAATGCAAGACCTATTATTGAAGTAATGACAAGCGAAAATTTAATTACTGTTGCCGAAGGAACTTCTCTTGAGCAAGCTGAAGTAGTGTTACAAGGTCACAAAATAGAAAAACTTCCAGTAGTAAACGCAGCTAATAAATTAGTGGGTTTAATTACTTTTAGAGATATCACTAAACTAACTCAAAAACCTATTGCTAACAAAGATGTTTTCGGACGTTTGCGTGTAGCGGCAGCTATTGGTGTGACAGGAGATGCAATAGATAGAGCTGAAGCTTTAGTAAATGCGGGTGTAGATGCTATCATTATTGATACTGCACACGGACATACACAAGGTGTAGTGAATACATTAAAAGAGGTGAAAACTAAATTTCCTCAAATCGATGTTATCGTTGGTAACATTGCGACCCCTGAAGCCGCTAAATTTTTAGTTGAAAATGGTGCAGATGGAGTAAAAGTTGGAATTGGGCCTGGTTCAATTTGTACTACTCGTATCGTTGCAGGTGTTGGTTTTCCTCAGTTTTCTGCAGTGTTAGAAGTAGCTGCTGCATTAAAAGGAACAGGTGTGCCCGTTATTGCTGATGGAGGGATTCGTTACACAGGAGATATTCCTAAAGCTATCGCTGCAGGTGCTGATTGTGTGATGTTAGGATCACTTCTTGCAGGTACAAAAGAATCTCCTGGTGAAACAATCATTTTCGAAGGTAGAAAATTTAAGTCGTACCGAGGAATGGGTTCTGTAGAAGCAATGGAAACGGGTTCTAAAGACCGTTATTTCCAAGATGTTGAAGATGATGTGAAAAAATTAGTTCCTGAAGGAATTGTAGGTCGTGTACCGTACAAAGGAGAGTTAAACGAAAGCATGTTACAATTCATTGGTGGTCTTCGTGCCGGAATGGGGTACTGTGGTTCTAAAGACATTCCTACTTTGCAAGAAACAGGACGTTTTGTTCGTATCACTGCTAGCGGAATCAATGAAAGTCACCCACATAATGTTACTATTACAAAAGAAGCTCCTAATTATTCAAGATAA
- the purB gene encoding adenylosuccinate lyase — MTTLNELNAISPIDGRYRNKTLSLAPFFSEEALIKYRVLVEIEYFIALCEIPLPQLKGVNPDLFESLRNIYKNFSTVDALWIKETEKVTNHDVKAVEYFIKDAFEKLGLSQYKEFIHFGLTSQDINNTAIPLSTKEAFEKVYMPSLITLTSKLKDLSVEWKDIPMLARTHGQPASPTRLGKEIGVFVERLEEQMRLLFNIPFAAKFGGATGNYNAHHVAYPQIDWKQFGGKFVEDILGLHHSFPTTQIEHYDHFAAFFDALKRINTIIIDLDRDIWTYVSMEYFKQKIKAGEIGSSAMPHKVNPIDFENSEGNLGIANAIFEHLSAKLPLSRLQRDLTDSTVLRNVGVPIGHTIIGFEATLKGLNKLLLNESKFHEDLEKNWAVVAEAIQTILRREGYPNPYEALKGLTRTNEAIDKKAIHGFIATLDVSEEIKAELMKITPSNFLGI, encoded by the coding sequence ATGACTACTTTAAACGAATTGAATGCTATTTCTCCAATCGACGGAAGATATAGAAACAAGACTCTTTCTTTAGCTCCTTTTTTCTCAGAAGAAGCATTAATCAAATACCGCGTATTAGTTGAAATCGAGTATTTCATTGCTTTGTGCGAAATTCCTTTGCCACAACTTAAAGGAGTAAACCCAGATTTATTTGAAAGCTTACGTAACATCTATAAAAACTTTTCTACTGTAGATGCACTTTGGATCAAAGAAACGGAAAAAGTAACCAACCACGATGTTAAAGCGGTAGAGTACTTTATCAAAGATGCTTTTGAAAAATTAGGTTTGTCTCAATATAAAGAGTTCATCCACTTTGGGTTGACTTCTCAAGATATCAATAATACTGCGATTCCACTTTCTACAAAGGAAGCGTTTGAAAAAGTATACATGCCATCCTTAATTACTTTAACTTCAAAGTTGAAAGACTTAAGTGTAGAATGGAAAGACATTCCTATGCTAGCACGTACACACGGACAACCGGCTTCCCCTACTCGTTTGGGTAAAGAAATTGGTGTTTTTGTAGAGCGTCTTGAAGAGCAAATGCGTTTGTTATTTAATATTCCGTTTGCCGCTAAATTTGGTGGAGCAACAGGAAATTACAATGCACATCATGTAGCCTACCCACAGATTGACTGGAAACAATTTGGAGGTAAATTTGTTGAAGACATCTTAGGTTTACACCACTCCTTCCCAACCACACAAATAGAACATTACGATCACTTTGCAGCGTTTTTTGACGCTTTAAAAAGGATCAACACCATAATAATTGACTTAGATAGAGATATTTGGACGTATGTTTCAATGGAATATTTCAAGCAAAAAATCAAAGCAGGAGAAATTGGTTCATCGGCTATGCCACATAAAGTGAATCCAATTGACTTTGAAAACTCAGAAGGAAATTTAGGAATAGCAAACGCTATTTTTGAGCACCTTTCGGCAAAATTACCGTTGTCAAGATTGCAACGTGATTTAACAGATAGTACTGTTTTAAGAAACGTAGGTGTGCCAATTGGTCACACCATCATAGGCTTTGAAGCTACTTTGAAAGGATTGAACAAATTACTATTGAACGAATCTAAATTTCACGAGGATTTAGAGAAAAACTGGGCAGTAGTTGCTGAGGCAATCCAGACGATTTTACGTCGTGAGGGGTATCCAAATCCATACGAAGCATTAAAAGGATTGACAAGAACTAATGAAGCAATTGATAAAAAAGCGATTCATGGTTTTATAGCAACACTTGATGTTTCTGAAGAAATAAAAGCTGAATTAATGAAAATTACACCAAGTAATTTCTTAGGAATCTAA